The Clostridioides sp. ES-S-0010-02 genome window below encodes:
- a CDS encoding purine permease has translation MSQNESPKIAPVDERLPVSKSWVFSLQHVLAMCAGAVAVPMMIGSAARLDHASIVFLINACLFMAGIGTLIQSVGIGNIVGAKIPVIEGTSFAAVAGMTAIASSYSDSQVAIQTVFGSVIVAGLFCILLAPVFEKLIRFFPSVVTGTVVMVIGISLFPVGIKWITDNKLEAVEPNSLALALAVLAITLLSFKFLKGIWNSTAILVGIVLGTLLSMAVGMADFSAVSGVGWLNLNVPLKFGMPRFEPSAILSLCLIMLVLMTESVGNMIAIHEMVDKEVTGKNIKRGLFGDGISTALSGIFNSFPITPFGQNTGIVGLTGIKSRFIAVYAGVILLVLGFLPKFAAIIGAIPKPVLGGVGFAMFGMVMVGGVKTLSKVKFDGTKNGVIVAVSVGLSMIPLTNPDFYHNFPTWVQTIFHSGITTGSLSAVLLNIFFNELGSKKEKTPKTEEAK, from the coding sequence ATGTCTCAAAATGAAAGCCCTAAAATAGCTCCAGTAGATGAAAGGTTACCTGTATCCAAATCCTGGGTATTTTCACTACAGCACGTTTTAGCAATGTGTGCAGGAGCGGTAGCAGTTCCTATGATGATAGGAAGTGCTGCACGACTAGATCATGCTAGTATTGTTTTTTTAATAAATGCTTGCTTGTTTATGGCAGGTATAGGAACACTCATACAAAGTGTTGGTATAGGAAATATTGTAGGCGCTAAAATACCAGTAATTGAAGGAACTAGTTTTGCCGCTGTGGCAGGTATGACAGCAATAGCCTCATCATATAGTGATTCTCAAGTTGCAATACAGACAGTATTTGGCTCTGTAATAGTAGCTGGACTATTTTGTATATTACTTGCTCCAGTATTTGAAAAACTAATAAGATTCTTCCCTAGTGTAGTTACTGGAACAGTTGTTATGGTAATAGGTATTTCACTATTCCCAGTTGGGATAAAGTGGATAACTGACAACAAATTGGAAGCGGTTGAACCAAACTCATTAGCATTAGCTTTAGCAGTATTGGCGATAACTTTACTTTCATTTAAGTTCTTAAAAGGAATTTGGAATAGTACAGCGATATTGGTAGGTATAGTACTTGGTACATTACTTTCTATGGCAGTTGGAATGGCTGATTTTAGTGCAGTAAGTGGAGTTGGTTGGCTTAACTTAAATGTACCTTTAAAATTTGGAATGCCTAGATTTGAACCATCTGCAATATTATCATTATGCTTAATTATGTTAGTACTTATGACAGAATCAGTTGGTAATATGATAGCTATTCACGAAATGGTAGACAAAGAGGTAACTGGTAAAAATATTAAAAGAGGTCTATTTGGAGATGGAATATCTACAGCTTTATCTGGAATATTCAATTCATTTCCAATAACTCCATTTGGTCAAAATACAGGAATTGTTGGACTTACAGGTATAAAATCAAGATTTATTGCAGTTTATGCAGGGGTAATATTGCTAGTACTTGGTTTCTTACCAAAGTTTGCAGCAATAATAGGAGCAATACCTAAGCCTGTTCTTGGTGGAGTAGGATTTGCAATGTTTGGAATGGTAATGGTTGGAGGAGTAAAAACTCTAAGTAAAGTAAAATTTGATGGAACTAAAAATGGAGTGATAGTAGCAGTTAGTGTTGGGTTATCTATGATACCACTGACAAATCCTGATTTCTATCATAATTTTCCAACTTGGGTGCAAACGATATTCCACAGTGGAATAACAACAGGAAGTTTATCAGCAGTACTTTTGAATATCTTCTTCAATGAATTAGGTTCAAAAAAGGAAAAAACTCCTAAGACTGAAGAAGCAAAATAA
- a CDS encoding 4Fe-4S binding protein: protein MANLKVNLYGMEFLNPVMTAAGPGAKDGDLCQEAAKGGAGAICTKTISVLPADVPRPCMAKTNSGFLNTELWSELPKEQWIEEEYKKVKAAGLPVIVSMGYSAEQIAEVAPLVKPYADAVELSTHYVGTDVAPIVNALKAAKAVLDVPVFMKMSPHTDIQTIAKAVEEAGADGLVMINSFGPCMAIDVNTGYPIMGSKAGYGWLSGAPIRPLAIRCIYEASQVVNIPIIGVGGITCGKDVAEMMMAGASAVQVCTEAILKGPSIYGKIAKELNDFLDENGYADVNEIKGLTHKKMAARGFRTHAVAPVVDDNKCIKCKQCVTSCVYEALEVTDKLNIDVDKCFGCGLCVTRCPKGALSICYNQVEAVNE, encoded by the coding sequence ATGGCTAATTTAAAAGTTAATTTATATGGAATGGAATTCTTAAATCCAGTTATGACAGCGGCAGGTCCTGGAGCAAAAGATGGTGATCTCTGTCAAGAGGCAGCAAAAGGTGGAGCAGGAGCTATATGTACAAAAACTATATCTGTGTTACCAGCAGATGTACCAAGACCATGTATGGCAAAAACTAACAGTGGTTTCTTAAATACAGAATTATGGTCAGAGCTTCCAAAAGAACAATGGATAGAAGAAGAATACAAAAAAGTAAAAGCAGCAGGTCTTCCAGTAATAGTAAGTATGGGATATTCAGCAGAACAAATAGCTGAGGTTGCACCTTTAGTAAAACCTTACGCAGATGCAGTTGAATTATCAACTCATTATGTAGGCACAGATGTTGCTCCAATAGTAAATGCTTTAAAAGCTGCAAAAGCTGTTTTAGATGTACCAGTATTTATGAAAATGAGTCCTCATACTGATATTCAAACTATTGCAAAAGCTGTTGAAGAAGCAGGAGCAGATGGACTTGTAATGATAAACTCATTTGGACCATGTATGGCAATAGATGTAAACACAGGATACCCTATAATGGGAAGTAAAGCAGGATATGGATGGTTATCAGGAGCTCCTATAAGACCATTAGCAATAAGATGTATATATGAAGCTTCTCAAGTTGTAAATATACCAATTATAGGTGTTGGTGGAATAACTTGTGGAAAAGATGTAGCTGAAATGATGATGGCAGGAGCAAGTGCTGTTCAAGTATGTACAGAAGCAATCCTTAAAGGGCCTTCTATATATGGAAAAATTGCTAAAGAATTAAATGATTTCTTAGATGAAAATGGATATGCTGATGTTAATGAAATCAAAGGATTAACTCATAAGAAAATGGCAGCTAGAGGATTTAGAACTCATGCAGTGGCTCCAGTTGTAGATGATAATAAGTGTATCAAATGTAAACAATGTGTAACAAGCTGTGTATATGAAGCTTTAGAAGTGACAGATAAATTAAATATAGATGTGGATAAGTGCTTTGGTTGTGGATTATGTGTAACTAGATGTCCAAAAGGTGCTTTAAGTATTTGCTACAATCAAGTAGAAGCTGTTAATGAATAA
- the hydA gene encoding dihydropyrimidinase has product MGIVLKGGKVVTSEKTYCADVRIENEKIVDIGVDISKENDEVVDVSDSYIIPGGIDTHTHFDLDTGTTKTADNFETGTKAAIAGGTTTILDFATQSRGCSLKEGLDEWHEKARDKSYSDYGFHMAITDWNASVCNEMEDMVKEGVSSFKLYMAYKGSLQVDDGVIFEALRKAEEVGGIIGFHCENGDIICELVDKAKAENNLSPKYHQLTRPAILEAEATSRLMKIAEVANSKVYVVHLSCKESLEEVLKAKQRGVDVIVETCPQYLLLSDELYDLEGFESAKYVMSPPLRDKENNEILWNAILNNQIDTIGTDHCSFNYRGQKELGINDFSKIPNGSPGVEHRMSLLYTYGVCKNKISINKMVEVTSTNAAKLFGMYPEKGTIEIGSDADILVLNPNKKYKIEAKKQLQNVDYTPYEGYEVNCQIEHVYLRGKEVVREGELICNTPSGRYIKRRLTEGAREW; this is encoded by the coding sequence ATGGGAATTGTTTTAAAAGGTGGGAAAGTAGTAACAAGTGAAAAAACTTACTGTGCAGATGTAAGAATAGAAAATGAGAAAATAGTTGATATAGGTGTTGATATATCAAAAGAAAATGATGAAGTAGTTGATGTTAGTGATTCTTATATTATACCAGGAGGTATAGATACACACACTCACTTTGATTTAGATACAGGAACTACTAAGACAGCAGATAATTTTGAAACAGGAACAAAAGCTGCAATAGCTGGAGGTACTACTACTATCTTAGATTTTGCTACACAATCTAGAGGTTGTTCTTTAAAAGAAGGATTAGATGAATGGCATGAAAAAGCTAGAGATAAATCTTATTCAGACTATGGTTTTCACATGGCTATAACAGATTGGAATGCTTCAGTTTGTAATGAAATGGAAGACATGGTGAAAGAGGGAGTATCTTCATTTAAATTGTATATGGCATATAAAGGAAGCCTTCAAGTTGATGATGGTGTCATCTTTGAAGCTTTGAGAAAAGCAGAAGAGGTAGGAGGAATTATTGGATTCCATTGTGAAAATGGGGATATAATATGTGAACTTGTGGATAAAGCAAAAGCAGAAAATAATCTATCTCCAAAATATCATCAATTAACTAGACCAGCTATATTAGAAGCAGAAGCAACTTCAAGACTGATGAAGATAGCAGAAGTGGCAAACTCTAAGGTGTACGTTGTTCACCTAAGTTGTAAAGAATCTTTGGAAGAAGTTCTAAAAGCTAAACAAAGAGGAGTAGATGTGATAGTTGAAACTTGTCCTCAATACCTTCTATTAAGTGATGAATTATATGATTTAGAAGGATTTGAAAGTGCTAAATATGTAATGTCACCACCTTTAAGGGATAAAGAAAATAATGAAATTTTATGGAATGCTATTTTAAATAATCAAATAGATACTATAGGTACAGACCACTGTTCTTTTAATTATAGGGGGCAAAAGGAACTTGGAATAAACGATTTCAGTAAAATTCCTAATGGTTCGCCAGGGGTGGAACATAGGATGAGTCTTTTATACACATATGGAGTCTGTAAAAATAAAATATCTATCAACAAGATGGTAGAAGTAACATCGACTAATGCCGCCAAATTATTTGGAATGTATCCTGAAAAAGGAACTATAGAAATAGGTAGTGATGCAGATATATTAGTTTTAAATCCAAATAAAAAATATAAAATAGAAGCAAAAAAACAATTACAAAATGTAGATTATACGCCTTATGAAGGTTATGAAGTAAATTGTCAAATAGAACATGTTTATTTAAGAGGAAAAGAAGTTGTTAGAGAGGGAGAATTAATTTGTAATACTCCAAGTGGGAGATATATAAAAAGGCGTCTAACAGAGGGGGCTAGAGAATGGTAG
- the xdh gene encoding selenium-dependent xanthine dehydrogenase, which yields MVEFILNGEKVVAKEGKKLLDFLREDMNITSVKNGCSEGACGTCMVIIDGKATKACVFKTDKLAGKNITTIEGLSERERDVFAYSFASQGAVQCGFCIPGMVISSKALIDVNNNPTEDDIKKALKGNICRCTGYVKIIKAVSLAAKIFREDIDVPKVNCKGLVGESLHRVDAVGKTLGYSEYVDDIRLEGMIYGSAVRAKYPRALVKKIDIEEAKAYPGVVAVLTAKDIPGTIKVGHLKKDWDTLIPEGEITRYLGDGIVLVAAETREALEEAKKLVKIDYEELTPLSTTAEALKEDAPNIHETGNVLVKEHLVRGNAEEKIRNSKYVVTKKYTTPATEHAFLEPECAVAGPYEEDGVIIYSTDQGVFATQHECADMLGLPHEKVRVINKMVGGGFGGKEDMSVQHHAALLAYHTKRFVKVQLTRKESIIVHPKRHATEMEFTTACDENGYLTGMKATIISDTGAYASLGGPVLQRLCTHAAGPYNYQDIDITGTAVYTNNPPGGAFRGFGVTQSCFATECNLNLLAEMAGISPWEIRYKNAIRPGQVLPNGQFADEGTAMAETLEAVKEEYEKHPRAGIACAMKNSGVGVGIPDVGRCRLVIKDGKVHIRTSASCIGQGLGTVMTQVVCETANLLPENIVHEVPDTHLTPDSGNTTASRQTVFTGEATKVAAIKLKEALATGKALSDLEGEEFYGEYASVTDKMGSDKENPVSHVAYGYATQVVMLDENGKLEKVVAAHDVGRAINPISLEGQIEGGVVMGLGYALTEDYPVVNSVPTAKFGTLGLFKSTDIPEIQAVIVEKNKDLLAYGAKGVGEICTVPTAPAVQNAYYVFDKEFRTELPLQNTPYSKKK from the coding sequence ATGGTAGAATTTATATTAAATGGAGAGAAAGTTGTTGCAAAAGAAGGCAAAAAACTTTTAGACTTCCTTAGAGAAGATATGAATATAACTTCAGTTAAAAATGGATGTTCAGAAGGTGCTTGCGGAACTTGTATGGTCATAATAGATGGTAAAGCAACTAAAGCATGTGTATTTAAAACTGATAAATTAGCTGGGAAAAATATAACAACTATAGAAGGATTATCAGAAAGAGAAAGAGATGTTTTTGCATATTCTTTTGCCAGCCAAGGAGCTGTTCAATGTGGATTTTGCATCCCAGGTATGGTAATTAGTTCAAAAGCGCTTATAGACGTTAATAATAATCCTACTGAAGATGACATAAAAAAAGCTTTAAAAGGTAATATATGTAGATGTACAGGTTATGTAAAAATAATTAAAGCTGTGAGTTTGGCAGCAAAGATATTTAGAGAAGATATAGATGTGCCAAAAGTAAACTGCAAAGGTCTAGTTGGTGAAAGTCTTCATAGAGTTGATGCAGTAGGCAAAACACTTGGATACTCTGAATATGTAGATGATATAAGATTAGAAGGTATGATTTATGGTTCAGCAGTTAGAGCTAAATATCCAAGAGCATTAGTTAAAAAGATAGATATAGAAGAAGCAAAAGCTTACCCAGGAGTTGTTGCAGTTCTTACAGCTAAAGATATTCCAGGAACTATAAAAGTAGGTCACTTAAAGAAAGATTGGGATACTTTAATTCCAGAAGGTGAAATAACTAGATACTTAGGAGATGGAATAGTTTTAGTAGCAGCAGAAACTAGAGAAGCATTAGAAGAAGCGAAAAAACTAGTTAAGATAGATTATGAAGAATTGACACCTTTAAGTACTACAGCAGAGGCTCTTAAAGAAGATGCTCCAAATATACATGAAACAGGTAATGTACTTGTTAAGGAACATTTAGTAAGAGGAAATGCTGAAGAAAAAATAAGGAACTCAAAATACGTTGTAACTAAAAAATACACTACACCTGCAACAGAACATGCATTTTTAGAACCTGAATGTGCAGTAGCAGGTCCTTATGAAGAAGATGGAGTAATAATTTACTCAACAGACCAAGGTGTGTTTGCTACTCAACATGAATGTGCAGATATGTTAGGATTACCACATGAAAAAGTAAGAGTGATAAATAAGATGGTAGGAGGCGGATTTGGTGGAAAAGAAGATATGAGTGTTCAACACCATGCAGCCTTACTTGCATACCACACAAAGAGATTTGTAAAAGTACAGCTTACTAGAAAAGAAAGTATAATTGTTCATCCAAAAAGACATGCTACAGAAATGGAATTTACAACAGCATGTGATGAAAATGGATATCTAACAGGTATGAAAGCAACTATAATATCTGATACAGGTGCTTATGCATCTCTTGGAGGACCAGTATTGCAAAGATTATGTACTCATGCAGCAGGACCATACAATTATCAGGATATTGATATAACTGGAACAGCAGTATATACTAATAATCCTCCTGGAGGAGCATTTAGAGGTTTTGGAGTTACACAAAGTTGTTTTGCTACAGAATGTAATCTAAATTTACTTGCTGAAATGGCTGGAATATCACCTTGGGAAATAAGATATAAAAATGCAATAAGACCTGGTCAAGTTTTACCAAATGGTCAATTTGCAGATGAAGGAACAGCAATGGCAGAAACATTAGAAGCTGTAAAAGAAGAGTATGAAAAACACCCACGTGCAGGTATAGCTTGTGCAATGAAAAATAGTGGTGTAGGAGTTGGGATACCTGATGTGGGAAGATGTAGACTGGTAATAAAAGATGGTAAAGTTCATATAAGAACAAGTGCCTCTTGTATAGGTCAAGGTCTTGGTACGGTTATGACTCAAGTAGTTTGTGAAACTGCAAATTTACTACCTGAAAACATAGTGCATGAAGTTCCAGATACTCACTTGACACCAGATTCTGGTAATACTACAGCTTCAAGACAGACAGTATTTACAGGGGAGGCTACTAAGGTTGCAGCAATTAAATTAAAAGAAGCTTTAGCAACTGGAAAAGCATTATCTGATTTAGAGGGAGAAGAATTTTACGGAGAATATGCAAGTGTTACAGACAAAATGGGTTCTGATAAAGAAAATCCAGTAAGCCATGTAGCTTATGGATATGCAACACAAGTTGTAATGCTAGATGAAAATGGAAAATTAGAAAAAGTAGTAGCAGCACATGATGTAGGAAGAGCTATAAACCCAATCAGTTTAGAGGGGCAAATAGAAGGTGGAGTTGTTATGGGTCTTGGATATGCCTTAACAGAGGATTACCCAGTAGTCAACTCTGTACCTACAGCTAAATTTGGTACATTAGGCTTATTTAAATCTACAGATATACCAGAAATACAAGCCGTAATAGTTGAAAAAAACAAAGATTTATTGGCATATGGTGCAAAAGGAGTAGGAGAGATTTGTACAGTTCCCACTGCACCAGCAGTGCAAAATGCCTATTATGTATTTGATAAAGAGTTTAGAACTGAACTACCACTTCAAAATACGCCATATAGTAAAAAAAAATAA
- the rpoN gene encoding RNA polymerase factor sigma-54, with protein sequence MNFNNSLELTQSQKLIMTTQLKQSLSILNMSKLELEEEIKREAENNPLVEVEKSGEINWEEYIKDMEKSRRLDRTEISYNPDNEVNLENLVKYSSNLYEDLKFQISLYKLTDKQMEVCEYIIDSLDEDGYLRTEEKVIVDTLKIDEELFEKCLISVQQLEPSGVGARSLSECLMIQMASLGIYNEILEEIVTKDLNLIANNKYKEISKKYNMSLQKCVELINIIKTLDPKPGRTCSVEKSVYIQPDVTVEKIDDEFIVYLNEKDSYQIKINSYYKDILKNSQSDESAKEFIKERLNSATGLMKNIESRKTTVLKIAEEIVKAQDEFLRKGTKYIKPLKMKDIAEKLDFHESTISRGVNGKYMLTPFGVYEFRYFFSSAIETENHEMASSTSIKKIIKETIKDENKKKPLSDDHISKLLKEKGINVARRTVAKYREELGILSSSKRKEY encoded by the coding sequence ATGAATTTTAATAATAGTCTAGAGTTAACTCAGTCTCAGAAGCTAATCATGACTACACAACTTAAGCAATCATTATCAATATTAAATATGAGTAAGTTGGAGTTAGAAGAAGAGATTAAAAGGGAAGCAGAGAATAACCCATTAGTCGAAGTTGAGAAAAGTGGGGAGATAAATTGGGAAGAATATATAAAAGATATGGAAAAATCAAGACGTTTAGATAGAACAGAAATAAGTTATAACCCTGACAATGAAGTTAATCTAGAAAATTTAGTTAAATATTCGTCAAATTTATATGAGGATTTGAAGTTTCAGATAAGCTTATATAAGCTAACAGATAAACAAATGGAAGTCTGTGAGTATATAATTGATAGCTTAGATGAGGACGGATATTTGAGAACTGAGGAAAAAGTAATTGTTGATACTTTAAAGATAGATGAAGAACTTTTTGAAAAATGCTTGATTAGTGTTCAGCAGTTGGAACCTAGTGGAGTAGGTGCAAGAAGTCTTTCAGAATGTCTGATGATTCAAATGGCAAGCTTAGGAATATATAATGAAATTTTAGAGGAAATCGTTACAAAAGACTTAAATTTAATTGCAAATAATAAATATAAAGAGATAAGCAAGAAGTACAATATGTCACTACAAAAATGCGTTGAACTAATAAATATAATTAAAACATTAGACCCTAAGCCAGGAAGAACCTGTTCAGTAGAAAAAAGTGTATATATACAACCAGATGTAACAGTTGAAAAAATTGATGATGAATTTATTGTGTATTTAAATGAAAAAGACTCCTATCAAATAAAAATAAACAGTTATTATAAAGACATACTAAAAAATTCACAGTCTGACGAAAGTGCAAAAGAATTTATAAAAGAAAGACTAAATTCGGCAACAGGGCTTATGAAAAATATAGAAAGTAGAAAGACTACAGTACTTAAAATTGCAGAAGAAATAGTAAAAGCTCAAGATGAGTTTTTGAGAAAAGGAACAAAATATATAAAGCCCTTAAAAATGAAAGACATAGCAGAAAAATTAGATTTTCATGAATCTACTATAAGTAGAGGTGTAAATGGGAAATATATGCTGACACCTTTTGGAGTATATGAATTTAGGTACTTTTTCAGTAGTGCTATTGAAACTGAAAATCATGAAATGGCATCTAGTACAAGCATAAAAAAAATTATAAAGGAAACAATAAAAGACGAAAATAAAAAGAAACCTTTAAGTGATGACCATATATCTAAGCTATTAAAAGAAAAAGGAATCAATGTTGCAAGAAGAACAGTTGCCAAGTATCGTGAAGAATTAGGAATTTTGTCTTCAAGTAAGAGAAAAGAATATTAG
- a CDS encoding transcriptional regulator has protein sequence MKNLLEIQKKLIPQAIELMERRYSILRQISLSEPIGRRTLSNVLEISERIIRSETEFLKEQGLIDVAVSGMTITKEGSDLLDKLKDIMSDIMGLSKLQDRVREKLGIKKVILVPGSCDENGSLLKDVTRYGCEYFLGILKDGDIVSITGGSTMLEFSNVIKTDKRYPNSTIVPARGSMGTDVEMQSNSIVASVSKKLHSNCKLLHIPDELDESAMKTLSQVPEIKTTLEYIKRTDILVFSIGRADVMAKRRKLPEDKVNEILSKNAVGEAFGYYFNKDGEIVYKLNTVGIDLETVKEVKETIAIFAGTEKVEALLAISNMHKNMVLVTDEESAYKILSLL, from the coding sequence ATGAAGAACTTATTAGAAATTCAAAAGAAACTAATTCCACAGGCAATTGAACTTATGGAAAGAAGATACTCTATTTTAAGACAAATATCTTTAAGTGAACCAATAGGTAGAAGAACTTTATCAAATGTATTAGAAATTAGTGAAAGAATAATTAGGTCAGAAACAGAGTTTTTAAAAGAACAAGGACTTATAGATGTTGCTGTATCTGGAATGACTATCACTAAAGAAGGTTCTGATTTATTAGATAAACTTAAAGACATCATGAGTGACATCATGGGATTGTCTAAGTTACAAGATAGGGTCAGAGAAAAGCTTGGAATAAAAAAGGTAATACTAGTTCCTGGAAGCTGTGATGAAAATGGAAGCTTATTAAAAGATGTAACTAGATATGGATGCGAGTATTTCTTAGGTATTTTAAAAGATGGAGATATAGTTTCAATAACAGGGGGAAGCACTATGTTAGAGTTTTCAAATGTTATTAAAACTGATAAGAGATATCCAAACTCTACAATAGTGCCAGCTAGAGGAAGTATGGGAACTGATGTAGAGATGCAGTCTAATAGTATAGTTGCTTCAGTAAGTAAGAAATTACACTCTAATTGCAAACTTTTACATATACCAGATGAATTGGACGAGAGTGCAATGAAAACTCTTAGCCAAGTGCCAGAGATTAAGACAACTTTGGAGTATATTAAAAGAACAGACATTTTAGTTTTCAGCATAGGTAGAGCAGATGTCATGGCAAAGAGAAGAAAACTTCCAGAAGATAAAGTTAACGAGATATTATCTAAAAATGCAGTTGGAGAAGCATTTGGATATTATTTCAACAAAGATGGAGAAATAGTTTATAAATTAAATACTGTTGGAATTGATTTAGAGACAGTTAAAGAAGTAAAAGAAACTATTGCAATCTTTGCAGGAACAGAAAAAGTAGAAGCCTTATTAGCCATATCAAATATGCATAAAAACATGGTTCTTGTAACAGATGAAGAAAGTGCTTATAAGATATTGTCATTATTATAA
- the gap gene encoding type I glyceraldehyde-3-phosphate dehydrogenase: MVKVAINGFGRIGRLALRKMMEQQDKFEVVAINDLTDAKMLAHLFKYDTAQGRFNGEIEVKEGAFIVNGKEIKVTAERNPADLPWAELGVDIVLECTGFFTSKDKAEAHIQAGAKKVVISAPATGDLKTIVFNTNSDILDGSETVISGASCTTNCLAPMAKVLNDKYGIEKGLMTTIHAYTNDQNTLDGPHPKGDLRRARAAAGNIVPNTTGAAKAIGLVIPALKGKLDGAAQRVPVVTGSITELVCTLGKNVTVEEINAAMKEASNESFGYTEEMLVSSDIIGISYGSLFDATQTKVMEVDGKQLVKVVSWYDNEMSYTSQLIRTLGYFAQLAK, encoded by the coding sequence ATGGTTAAAGTAGCTATAAATGGATTTGGAAGAATAGGAAGATTAGCATTAAGAAAAATGATGGAGCAACAAGATAAGTTTGAAGTTGTTGCAATAAACGACTTAACAGATGCTAAAATGTTAGCTCATTTATTTAAATATGATACAGCTCAAGGAAGATTTAACGGTGAAATAGAAGTTAAAGAAGGTGCTTTTATAGTAAACGGAAAAGAAATAAAAGTAACAGCAGAAAGAAATCCTGCTGACCTACCATGGGCTGAATTAGGAGTAGATATAGTATTAGAATGTACAGGATTCTTTACTTCTAAAGATAAAGCAGAAGCTCATATACAAGCAGGAGCTAAAAAAGTTGTTATATCTGCACCAGCAACTGGAGATTTAAAAACAATAGTATTCAACACAAACAGTGACATATTAGATGGTTCTGAAACAGTTATATCAGGAGCTTCTTGTACAACTAACTGTTTAGCTCCAATGGCTAAAGTATTAAATGATAAATATGGTATAGAAAAAGGATTAATGACTACTATACATGCATATACTAATGACCAAAATACTTTAGATGGTCCTCATCCAAAAGGTGATTTAAGAAGAGCTAGAGCTGCTGCTGGAAACATAGTTCCAAACACTACAGGAGCTGCAAAAGCAATCGGTTTAGTAATACCTGCATTAAAAGGAAAATTAGATGGAGCAGCACAAAGAGTACCAGTTGTAACTGGTTCAATAACTGAATTAGTTTGTACATTAGGAAAAAATGTTACAGTTGAAGAAATAAATGCAGCTATGAAAGAAGCTTCAAACGAATCTTTCGGATACACTGAAGAAATGTTAGTATCTTCTGATATAATCGGAATAAGCTACGGTTCATTATTTGACGCTACTCAAACAAAAGTTATGGAAGTAGATGGAAAACAATTAGTTAAAGTTGTTTCTTGGTATGATAATGAAATGTCTTATACTTCTCAATTAATAAGAACTTTAGGATACTTTGCACAATTAGCAAAATAG